A stretch of Sulfurimonas autotrophica DSM 16294 DNA encodes these proteins:
- a CDS encoding tyrosine-type recombinase/integrase, with protein sequence MRKSINKYKKEFLVSLEEYRGYSELTVKTYADVLGEAFQYIEIVQEDGHTVFNLMPYRIYIAGLNAKTISKKLSAIRSFVEFLNEQGLHVALQADESIKVAKTLPKPVSHAHILEALSQSDLQEKLLAVMLYTLGLRISELASLELHNITNEWIRVIGKGNKQRDIPLLGTTRALIDEYLSTFVVKKFLFEKNGERLSENSLRYMITKIFKRVALKVTPHQLRHSYASSLLNGGAPIVDVSELLGHSSMATTQIYTKLGSALKQQNYNKAHPLGDSEC encoded by the coding sequence TTGAGAAAGTCAATAAATAAATATAAAAAAGAGTTCCTCGTCTCTTTAGAAGAGTATAGAGGGTATTCCGAATTGACTGTAAAAACTTACGCCGATGTTCTTGGTGAAGCATTTCAATATATAGAGATAGTGCAAGAAGACGGGCACACTGTTTTTAATTTGATGCCTTACCGCATTTATATAGCCGGCTTAAATGCAAAAACAATCAGTAAAAAGTTAAGTGCTATTAGAAGTTTTGTCGAGTTTTTAAATGAACAGGGTTTACATGTAGCACTGCAGGCAGATGAGAGCATAAAGGTTGCAAAAACACTACCCAAGCCTGTGTCACATGCACATATTTTAGAAGCTCTTTCTCAGTCTGATTTGCAGGAAAAGCTGCTTGCAGTCATGTTATATACATTAGGGTTACGTATCTCTGAGCTTGCATCTTTAGAACTTCATAATATTACCAATGAATGGATACGAGTTATAGGAAAAGGTAATAAACAAAGAGATATACCGCTTTTGGGAACTACAAGAGCATTAATTGATGAATATTTATCGACTTTTGTGGTAAAAAAATTCCTTTTTGAGAAAAATGGCGAAAGATTAAGCGAAAATAGTCTAAGATATATGATAACTAAAATATTTAAGCGTGTAGCTTTGAAAGTAACGCCCCACCAGCTTCGTCACTCTTATGCATCTTCTTTGTTAAATGGGGGAGCACCCATAGTCGATGTAAGTGAGCTGTTAGGACATTCATCGATGGCAACAACGCAGATATATACAAAATTAGGCAGTGCATTGAAACAACAAAATTACAACAAAGCACACCCGTTAGGGGATAGTGAGTGCTGA
- a CDS encoding HP0268 family nuclease, giving the protein MDLKFARTDLDAKPKKADLAKLDAEVAKNDSIIFYFDRENSHKDLLELQDHYEAMGKSFYMSEVKYGLSDNDYMYQVHIMS; this is encoded by the coding sequence ATGGATTTGAAATTCGCAAGAACTGATTTAGATGCAAAACCTAAGAAAGCTGATTTGGCTAAGTTGGATGCAGAAGTAGCAAAAAATGACAGTATTATATTTTATTTTGACAGAGAAAATTCGCATAAAGATTTGCTGGAGCTTCAAGATCATTATGAGGCAATGGGAAAAAGTTTTTATATGAGTGAAGTGAAGTACGGGTTGTCAGACAATGACTACATGTACCAAGTTCACATAATGAGTTAG
- the miaB gene encoding tRNA (N6-isopentenyl adenosine(37)-C2)-methylthiotransferase MiaB — MSKKLFIETLGCAMNSRDSEHMIAQLREKEGYETTQNLEDADLILINTCSVRERPVHKLFSELGGFKKRKKPSAKIGVCGCTASHLGEEIIKRAPYVNFVLGARNVSKIGEVLHKDKAVEIDINYDESEFAFDDFRTSSYKAYINISIGCDKQCTYCIVPKTRGDEISIPDDLIINEAKRAVDNGAKEIFLLGQNVNNYGRRFSSSEHEKVNFTELLRRLSKIEGLERIRFTSPHPFHMDDEFIEEFAKNPKICKSMHMPLQSGSSKVLKEMKRGYTKEWFLNRVQKLRSVCPDVSISTDIIVAFPGESDEDFADTIDVMKQVKFDQIFSFKYSPRPETEAEHFTNVVDEDVASDRLAYLQSLHNELLDEINTKYLGETFRVYFENLNKDNFVSGRSDNNLVIKVKGSEELLGEFRDVKITSIGRTILTGEIVA; from the coding sequence ATGAGTAAAAAGTTATTTATTGAAACTTTGGGTTGTGCTATGAATAGTCGTGATTCTGAGCATATGATAGCTCAATTACGTGAAAAAGAGGGCTATGAAACAACACAAAACCTCGAAGATGCCGACCTTATTTTAATAAATACCTGTTCAGTAAGAGAACGCCCGGTGCATAAGCTTTTTTCTGAACTCGGCGGTTTTAAAAAAAGAAAAAAGCCATCCGCAAAAATCGGTGTTTGCGGATGTACAGCTTCTCATCTTGGTGAAGAGATTATTAAGCGTGCTCCTTATGTGAACTTTGTTCTGGGTGCGAGAAATGTTTCTAAAATTGGTGAAGTTTTGCATAAAGACAAAGCGGTTGAGATTGACATCAATTATGATGAAAGCGAATTCGCTTTTGATGACTTTAGAACCTCTTCTTATAAGGCATACATTAACATCTCCATCGGCTGTGACAAGCAGTGTACCTATTGCATTGTCCCAAAAACACGTGGTGATGAAATTTCTATTCCTGATGATTTGATTATTAATGAAGCCAAACGGGCTGTAGATAATGGCGCTAAAGAGATATTTTTACTTGGTCAAAATGTCAATAATTACGGTCGCCGTTTTTCATCAAGTGAACACGAAAAGGTGAATTTTACAGAGCTTTTACGCAGACTTTCAAAAATAGAAGGACTCGAACGCATCCGTTTTACATCTCCGCACCCTTTTCATATGGACGATGAATTTATAGAAGAATTTGCCAAAAACCCTAAAATCTGTAAATCTATGCATATGCCTCTGCAAAGCGGTTCAAGCAAAGTGCTTAAAGAGATGAAACGCGGATATACAAAAGAGTGGTTTTTAAACCGTGTGCAAAAACTTCGTTCAGTCTGTCCTGATGTGAGTATTTCTACAGATATCATTGTGGCATTTCCGGGTGAGAGCGATGAAGATTTTGCTGATACCATTGATGTTATGAAGCAGGTCAAATTTGATCAGATTTTTTCATTTAAGTATTCGCCTCGTCCTGAGACTGAAGCAGAACACTTTACAAATGTAGTCGATGAAGATGTGGCGTCAGACAGACTTGCATACCTGCAGTCACTACATAATGAACTTTTGGATGAGATAAATACTAAGTATTTGGGAGAGACTTTCAGAGTATATTTTGAAAACTTGAACAAAGATAATTTTGTCTCAGGCAGAAGCGACAACAACCTTGTTATTAAAGTAAAGGGTTCAGAAGAACTGTTAGGAGAGTTTAGAGATGTTAAAATTACTTCAATCGGCAGAACAATTTTAACAGGCGAAATCGTTGCTTAA
- the uvrB gene encoding excinuclease ABC subunit UvrB, with product MKNKVNFEVVSPYQPAGDQPKAIELLTDSILKGNRYQTLEGVTGSGKTHTMARVIENVKMPTIIMTHNKTLAAQLYSEFRQFFPNNHVEYFVSYYDYYQPEAYIPRQDLFIEKDSAINDELERLRLSATANLLSYDDVIVIASVSANYGLGDPEEYQNMVQSLAVGDEIAQKKLLLRLVEMGYSRNDTYFDSGHIRVNGESIDIYPPYFEQEAIRVEFFGDEIEAIYTFDVIDNKKLEEHKSVTIYATSQFSVSQEKMSVAIKRIEEELDERLAYFQKEGKLLEYQRLKQRVEFDLEMLQTTGMCKGIENYSRLLTNKKPGEAPFTLLDYFEQNHKEYLVIVDESHVSLPQYRGMYAGDRARKEVLVDYGFRLPSALDNRPLKADEYINKAPHYLFVSATPAEYELEMSVAKAEQIIRPTGLLDPVIEIKPSDNQVEDIHDEIKKTVVKDERVLITVLTKKMAEALTKYLADLGIKVQYMHSDIDTIERNQIIRSLRLGEFDVLIGINLLREGLDLPEVSLVAILDADKEGFLRSETALVQTIGRGARNENGRVILYANKMTGSMQRAIDKTTARREIQEAYNKEHGITPKTTKRTLDENLKLEDHGDIYQKYKKQDKIPPSERKAMVKELSLKMKQAAKELNFEEAARLRDEITKIKKL from the coding sequence ATGAAAAATAAAGTAAATTTTGAGGTCGTTTCACCTTATCAACCTGCAGGTGACCAACCTAAAGCCATAGAACTATTAACAGACTCTATACTTAAAGGGAATCGTTACCAGACACTTGAGGGTGTGACGGGATCAGGTAAAACACATACTATGGCACGTGTCATAGAGAATGTGAAGATGCCGACTATTATAATGACGCATAACAAAACTTTGGCCGCGCAGTTGTACTCAGAGTTTCGTCAATTTTTTCCAAACAATCATGTTGAGTATTTTGTGTCCTATTATGATTATTATCAGCCTGAGGCTTACATACCTCGTCAGGATTTGTTTATAGAAAAAGATTCTGCTATTAACGATGAACTGGAACGCTTACGTCTTAGTGCGACTGCAAATCTGCTCTCTTATGATGATGTAATCGTTATTGCTTCAGTATCTGCCAATTATGGGCTTGGTGACCCCGAAGAGTACCAAAATATGGTGCAGTCTTTGGCAGTCGGTGATGAAATAGCACAAAAAAAACTCTTACTTCGTTTAGTTGAAATGGGGTATTCTAGAAATGACACCTATTTTGACAGCGGTCATATTCGAGTCAACGGGGAAAGCATAGATATATATCCGCCTTATTTTGAACAAGAAGCTATACGTGTTGAATTTTTCGGTGATGAGATAGAAGCCATTTACACTTTTGATGTCATTGACAATAAAAAGCTTGAAGAGCATAAAAGCGTTACCATCTATGCCACTTCACAGTTTAGTGTAAGTCAGGAAAAAATGTCCGTGGCGATTAAACGCATAGAAGAAGAACTTGACGAGCGACTAGCCTACTTTCAAAAAGAGGGTAAACTATTAGAGTATCAAAGACTCAAACAGCGTGTGGAATTTGACTTGGAGATGCTGCAAACGACGGGGATGTGCAAGGGAATTGAAAACTATTCAAGACTTTTGACAAATAAAAAACCAGGAGAAGCGCCTTTCACACTGCTTGATTATTTTGAACAAAACCATAAGGAGTATCTTGTTATTGTCGACGAATCACATGTTTCTCTACCTCAATATCGTGGTATGTATGCAGGGGACAGAGCGAGAAAAGAGGTGCTTGTCGATTACGGTTTTCGTCTGCCCTCAGCACTCGATAATCGCCCCTTAAAGGCAGATGAGTACATAAACAAAGCACCGCATTATCTTTTTGTATCAGCTACCCCTGCAGAGTATGAGCTGGAGATGTCAGTTGCAAAGGCTGAGCAGATTATTCGTCCAACAGGACTCCTTGACCCTGTTATAGAGATAAAACCCTCAGACAATCAGGTAGAAGATATACATGATGAAATAAAAAAGACTGTAGTAAAAGATGAGAGAGTTTTAATAACGGTACTAACAAAAAAGATGGCAGAAGCGTTGACGAAGTATCTGGCAGATTTAGGCATAAAAGTACAGTATATGCACTCAGATATTGATACAATAGAACGTAACCAAATTATTCGTTCTTTGCGTTTGGGTGAGTTTGACGTTCTTATTGGGATTAATCTTCTACGTGAAGGGCTGGATTTACCAGAAGTCTCTTTGGTTGCAATTTTGGATGCCGATAAAGAGGGTTTTTTAAGAAGTGAGACAGCACTTGTTCAGACAATTGGGCGTGGTGCAAGAAATGAAAACGGTCGGGTGATTTTATATGCAAATAAAATGACGGGCTCTATGCAAAGAGCTATAGACAAAACGACTGCAAGAAGAGAAATTCAAGAAGCTTACAACAAAGAACACGGCATTACTCCAAAAACGACAAAAAGAACATTAGATGAAAACTTAAAACTCGAAGATCACGGAGATATTTACCAAAAGTATAAAAAACAAGATAAAATACCTCCAAGTGAAAGAAAAGCTATGGTGAAAGAACTTTCATTAAAGATGAAACAAGCAGCGAAAGAACTTAATTTTGAAGAAGCAGCAAGACTTCGAGATGAAATAACAAAAATAAAAAAACTATAA
- a CDS encoding NAD(P)/FAD-dependent oxidoreductase, which produces MKNYDVIILGAGASGLMCAANLSKKMRVAIIDSNEKPAKKLKISGGGKCNITNVSVQIDNFDGDKGLISSAFKKFSKDDLLDFLDRNRVELELRKGRYYFCKNSSDDIINVLKKNVKKSEIILNNTILHVTKSDDIFSVTTDKNIYKAKKVVVATGGKSFQTLGASDIGLKIAKSFTICVKEFTPALVGLTLQKEQFWMKNLSGLSCYVHVKVADRVLKEEMLFAHKGISGPAILSASLYWKKGDISIDFLPNKNILDLTQKSKKLVSSVIPLPKRLSKALLSAIDFKDKECSKLSKNDKELLKSLHNYTFAPAGNFGFTKAEVSRGGVLAEELDSNTLESKKVKNLYFIGEVVDVTGELGGYNFQWAFSSAYSCAKVF; this is translated from the coding sequence ATGAAAAACTATGATGTGATAATTCTTGGAGCCGGTGCAAGTGGATTGATGTGTGCAGCCAATCTGTCTAAAAAAATGCGTGTTGCTATAATTGACAGCAATGAAAAACCCGCCAAAAAACTCAAAATATCCGGTGGAGGCAAATGTAATATAACAAATGTCAGTGTACAGATAGATAATTTTGACGGTGATAAAGGGCTGATAAGTTCAGCATTTAAAAAGTTTTCAAAAGATGATTTACTGGACTTTTTAGATAGAAACAGAGTAGAACTTGAACTCAGAAAAGGACGTTATTATTTTTGTAAAAACTCTTCTGATGATATTATCAATGTTTTGAAAAAAAATGTCAAAAAGAGTGAAATCATTTTAAATAATACTATCTTACATGTAACCAAGTCTGATGATATTTTTAGTGTCACAACAGATAAAAATATATACAAAGCAAAAAAAGTTGTTGTAGCTACCGGTGGTAAGAGTTTTCAAACACTCGGTGCAAGTGATATAGGACTCAAAATCGCAAAAAGTTTTACTATATGTGTCAAAGAGTTTACGCCTGCACTTGTAGGATTGACTTTGCAAAAAGAGCAGTTTTGGATGAAAAACTTAAGCGGATTGAGCTGTTATGTACATGTAAAGGTCGCAGACAGAGTGCTGAAAGAAGAGATGCTTTTTGCCCATAAAGGCATCAGCGGACCTGCAATTTTATCGGCTTCACTTTATTGGAAAAAAGGCGATATCAGCATAGACTTCTTACCAAATAAAAATATTTTGGATTTGACACAAAAGAGCAAAAAACTTGTAAGTTCTGTTATTCCTTTGCCAAAAAGACTCTCAAAAGCTCTTTTGTCCGCCATAGATTTTAAAGACAAAGAGTGCTCCAAACTGAGTAAAAATGACAAAGAACTCTTAAAATCATTGCACAATTATACCTTTGCTCCTGCGGGCAACTTTGGTTTTACCAAAGCCGAAGTAAGCAGAGGCGGTGTTTTGGCAGAAGAACTCGATAGCAATACATTAGAGTCTAAAAAAGTAAAAAACCTCTATTTTATAGGTGAAGTAGTAGATGTGACAGGAGAGCTTGGAGGCTACAACTTCCAATGGGCCTTTTCAAGTGCTTATTCCTGTGCAAAAGTATTTTAG
- a CDS encoding ABC transporter permease: protein MQTLIKKLSYIIFMLLLISIISFLAIHAAPNSFFGAGELNPNMTKEAIEKLKAVYGLDKPLFAQYIDWIKNLLTLNFGISFVSGQDVSSEILKRLPITLWMNIISLVVVFVLSLYLGIKAALSFEKKSDYIIRQISLVSFSMPSFYLALLLIIVFSIKLEWFPIAGLHAIEPKEGFANYIDMAWHVTLPIAVMIFTGLGSMIIYVRSLTLEILKSDYYFFALSRGLQEKELLRYYILPNLMPPIITLLGLSLPGLIGGSVILESIFGIEGMGQLFYISALSRDYPIIMGILMITALLTLLGNMIADLILVKLNPYMSRG from the coding sequence ATGCAAACACTTATAAAAAAACTCTCTTACATTATTTTTATGTTATTACTCATTTCCATCATCTCCTTTCTAGCAATACACGCAGCACCAAACAGCTTTTTTGGAGCAGGGGAACTGAATCCAAATATGACAAAAGAGGCAATAGAAAAACTTAAAGCCGTGTACGGGCTTGATAAACCTCTTTTTGCTCAGTATATTGACTGGATAAAAAATCTTTTAACACTGAACTTCGGTATCTCTTTTGTCAGCGGGCAGGATGTAAGCAGTGAAATACTCAAACGGCTGCCTATTACACTGTGGATGAACATCATCTCTCTTGTCGTTGTTTTTGTTTTGTCTTTGTATTTGGGCATAAAAGCGGCACTTTCGTTTGAAAAAAAAAGTGATTATATTATACGTCAAATCTCTTTGGTCTCTTTTTCCATGCCTTCATTTTATCTTGCACTGCTGTTGATTATTGTGTTTTCTATTAAACTGGAGTGGTTTCCTATAGCAGGGCTGCACGCCATTGAGCCAAAAGAAGGCTTTGCAAACTATATAGATATGGCATGGCATGTGACTCTTCCTATAGCTGTGATGATATTTACAGGGCTTGGAAGCATGATTATTTATGTGCGTTCGCTGACTTTGGAAATACTCAAAAGTGATTATTACTTTTTTGCTTTGTCGCGAGGATTACAAGAAAAAGAGCTGCTGCGGTATTATATACTGCCGAATTTAATGCCGCCGATTATAACTCTGTTAGGACTCTCATTACCTGGGCTTATCGGCGGAAGTGTTATTTTGGAGTCAATTTTCGGTATAGAGGGAATGGGGCAGTTATTTTATATATCAGCACTTTCGCGTGATTATCCTATAATTATGGGAATACTAATGATAACGGCATTACTGACATTACTGGGGAATATGATAGCGGATTTGATACTTGTGAAATTGAATCCGTATATGAGTAGAGGGTAG
- a CDS encoding lysophospholipid acyltransferase family protein yields MLKKISRKLALYLLPFIGSVLIKILYKTNKKVFHAPQELSDENFIMACWHGELLMIPYAYLKYRKTPHVKLIISDHFDGTLIAKTLSYFGFGTIRGSSRRNAARALLQAIKALKEGCDLGITPDGPKGPRHEVADGIIVMAQKADVKITLVEIKPSSFWQLNSWDKFVIPKPFGTITYYISDLIDIGGLELEEARTLIKEGLLKHEQ; encoded by the coding sequence TTGCTTAAAAAAATCAGCAGAAAGCTAGCTCTTTATCTTCTCCCTTTTATAGGCTCTGTGCTTATAAAAATACTCTACAAAACAAATAAAAAAGTTTTTCATGCGCCTCAAGAGCTCTCAGATGAAAATTTCATTATGGCTTGCTGGCACGGAGAACTTTTGATGATTCCCTATGCTTATTTAAAATACAGAAAAACTCCGCATGTCAAACTTATAATCTCAGACCATTTTGACGGTACACTTATAGCAAAAACACTCAGCTATTTTGGTTTTGGAACCATTAGAGGTTCAAGCAGACGTAATGCTGCAAGAGCACTGCTGCAGGCTATAAAGGCTTTAAAAGAGGGTTGTGATTTGGGTATTACGCCTGACGGTCCCAAAGGTCCCAGGCATGAAGTTGCTGACGGCATCATTGTCATGGCACAAAAAGCAGATGTAAAAATCACGCTTGTAGAGATTAAGCCGAGCAGTTTTTGGCAGCTAAATTCATGGGATAAGTTTGTTATTCCCAAACCTTTTGGTACAATTACCTATTACATCAGTGATTTAATAGATATTGGAGGGCTTGAACTTGAAGAAGCCAGGACCTTAATAAAAGAGGGGTTACTCAAACATGAACAATAA
- the nusA gene encoding transcription termination factor NusA, with amino-acid sequence MEKILDIAEAIGHEKGLQPEKVMEALKTAFVQTAKRVIGQNFAFEAQIDEDTKNIKIVQTITVVADDDEKLQDEEVAPAYISLTEAREYDDQVELGDQLQIDHDLEDYGRTAASQLHREIEYHIQRLVEDEIYNKYKSKVGTLVSGRVTRVDAQNNTYIEVDEIRAVLPMKSRIKGEIFDVGDHIKAVVRRVNMDKENGMQIELSRTSPKFLEALLELEVPEIAEGSVIIEKAARIPGERAKIALLSTHPQVDAVGATVGVKGVRINAVSQELIGENIDCIEYTTIPELFVSRTMSPAIISHVEIVKNEEGENEKAIITLPADQKSKAIGKSGINIRLASMLTGMQIELLENDAVTTNEDGTVEEKKENVDALEALFS; translated from the coding sequence ATGGAAAAAATTTTAGATATAGCCGAAGCTATCGGACATGAAAAGGGTTTACAGCCTGAAAAAGTAATGGAAGCGCTCAAAACAGCTTTCGTGCAAACTGCAAAAAGAGTTATCGGACAAAACTTTGCTTTTGAGGCACAAATTGATGAAGACACAAAAAATATAAAAATTGTCCAAACAATTACAGTTGTTGCAGATGATGATGAAAAACTACAAGATGAGGAAGTTGCTCCTGCATACATTTCGCTTACAGAAGCCAGAGAATATGATGACCAGGTAGAACTCGGCGACCAGCTGCAAATTGACCATGATTTAGAAGACTACGGAAGAACTGCAGCCTCACAACTGCACCGCGAAATAGAATACCATATACAGAGACTTGTAGAAGATGAAATTTACAACAAATACAAATCAAAAGTCGGTACCCTTGTCAGCGGTCGTGTCACACGTGTCGATGCACAAAACAACACATATATAGAAGTAGATGAAATTCGTGCAGTGCTGCCGATGAAAAGTCGTATAAAAGGTGAAATATTCGATGTAGGCGACCATATAAAAGCTGTTGTAAGACGTGTAAATATGGACAAAGAAAACGGTATGCAAATCGAGCTTTCACGAACAAGCCCAAAATTTTTAGAAGCACTGTTAGAGCTTGAAGTACCTGAAATAGCAGAAGGTTCTGTAATTATAGAAAAAGCTGCACGTATTCCAGGTGAGCGTGCAAAAATCGCTCTTTTAAGTACACATCCTCAAGTAGATGCTGTCGGTGCGACTGTCGGTGTAAAAGGTGTACGTATAAATGCGGTAAGCCAAGAACTTATCGGTGAAAACATTGACTGTATAGAGTACACAACTATTCCTGAACTTTTTGTATCTCGTACTATGAGTCCTGCTATCATCTCTCATGTAGAGATTGTCAAAAATGAAGAAGGCGAAAACGAAAAAGCCATCATCACTCTGCCTGCAGATCAAAAAAGCAAAGCAATCGGAAAAAGCGGTATCAATATCCGTCTGGCTTCAATGCTCACAGGCATGCAGATAGAACTTCTTGAAAATGATGCTGTCACTACAAATGAAGATGGTACAGTCGAAGAGAAAAAAGAAAATGTTGACGCGTTAGAGGCACTTTTTAGTTAA
- the rimO gene encoding 30S ribosomal protein S12 methylthiotransferase RimO, translating to MSNKLHIVSLGCTKNLVDTEVMMGKLQNFELTDNNEEADVIIVNTCGFIDAAKEESLNTVLSLHDARKEDSVLVMAGCLSERYQDELMEQIPEVDIFTGVGDYDKIDELLVAKKSRFSDEVFLIDGAERVVTGSSYHAYIKLSEGCNQTCSFCAIPSFKGKLHSRDLDSIAKEVEGLVAKGYWDFSFVSQDSSSYLRDQNVKDGLSLLMQRIELIEGVKSARILYLYPSTTSMKLLQNIGKSKIFHNYFDMPIQHINDDMLRIMKRGFGKEKTLELLNYMQSLPNSFVRTSFIVGHPHETQEMFDEMCEFAENFSFDRINVFSYSDEETTSAYDMQDKISDEVKAERAQILGDIAAECTKKSLQKEVGKTRQIVIDGESDEHEYLLSARELIWAPEIDGELYVNDRTVDEELEFGKIYPAKITELVGNVLTATVDNAAQQD from the coding sequence ATGAGTAACAAACTCCACATAGTTTCACTTGGATGCACCAAAAATCTGGTTGACACAGAAGTGATGATGGGAAAACTACAAAATTTTGAACTCACAGACAACAATGAAGAGGCTGATGTCATCATTGTCAATACCTGCGGTTTTATTGACGCGGCGAAAGAGGAGTCACTCAACACAGTACTTTCACTCCATGATGCAAGAAAAGAGGACTCTGTTCTTGTGATGGCGGGATGTTTGAGTGAACGTTATCAGGATGAGCTGATGGAGCAGATTCCTGAAGTGGATATTTTTACGGGTGTGGGTGATTATGACAAAATTGATGAGCTTTTGGTTGCGAAAAAAAGCCGTTTTTCTGATGAAGTTTTTTTAATAGACGGAGCCGAACGTGTTGTAACGGGTTCTAGCTATCATGCCTACATTAAACTCTCAGAAGGATGTAACCAAACATGCAGTTTTTGTGCGATTCCTTCATTTAAAGGCAAGCTGCATTCACGTGATTTGGACTCTATAGCCAAAGAGGTTGAAGGACTTGTAGCAAAAGGATACTGGGACTTCTCTTTTGTGTCACAAGACTCAAGTTCATACCTGCGTGACCAAAATGTAAAAGACGGACTTTCACTGCTGATGCAGAGAATAGAGCTTATAGAAGGTGTGAAATCTGCTAGAATTCTTTACCTTTACCCATCAACTACAAGTATGAAACTTTTACAAAATATTGGCAAAAGCAAGATTTTTCACAACTACTTTGATATGCCTATTCAGCACATCAATGATGATATGCTTCGTATTATGAAACGTGGTTTTGGTAAAGAAAAAACACTTGAACTTTTAAACTATATGCAAAGTCTGCCAAACTCTTTTGTGCGCACAAGTTTCATTGTCGGGCATCCACATGAAACACAGGAAATGTTTGACGAAATGTGCGAATTTGCTGAAAATTTCAGCTTTGACCGCATCAATGTTTTTTCTTATTCTGATGAAGAGACAACTTCAGCATATGATATGCAAGATAAAATTTCAGATGAAGTCAAAGCCGAGCGTGCACAAATTCTTGGCGATATTGCGGCAGAGTGTACAAAAAAATCACTCCAAAAAGAAGTCGGCAAAACACGTCAAATTGTAATAGATGGAGAAAGTGATGAGCATGAGTACCTTTTAAGTGCAAGAGAACTCATCTGGGCACCGGAAATTGACGGTGAACTTTATGTCAATGACAGAACTGTTGATGAAGAACTGGAATTTGGTAAAATTTACCCGGCAAAAATCACAGAACTTGTCGGTAATGTTCTCACGGCAACCGTAGACAATGCTGCACAACAAGACTAA
- the tilS gene encoding tRNA lysidine(34) synthetase TilS has product MLHNKTKEDLRKSKNLLAFSAGGDSTALLFMLLENNIPFDIAIVDYGTREQSKEEVAYAKALAKQYNFTCNVHQAKEIESNFEANARKIRYDFFETLIQEHDYDTLLTAHHLGDRFEWMLMQFCKGAGCAELAGMQEKALRNGYILYRPLLHVDKQELLEYLHGNNIKYFEDKSNSDEKYTRNTFRHNYTKPLLEKYLQGIKKSFKYIDADVQDLIQDSPLKKINELVCFKKTPTSRNDIYLIDKYLKSLNHLMSGDEKKQLQEKQTVVIGRKYIATTLRDYICIAPYIKAENMPKNFKEKMRLLHVEPKLRGYLATDSEAVEFLSLLLV; this is encoded by the coding sequence ATGCTGCACAACAAGACTAAAGAAGATCTGCGTAAAAGTAAAAATCTTCTGGCATTTTCTGCCGGAGGCGACTCCACTGCCCTGCTTTTTATGCTCTTAGAAAATAACATTCCCTTTGATATCGCCATTGTTGATTACGGCACAAGAGAGCAAAGCAAAGAAGAAGTTGCCTATGCAAAAGCACTTGCAAAACAATATAACTTTACATGTAACGTACATCAGGCAAAAGAGATTGAAAGTAATTTTGAAGCCAATGCCAGAAAAATACGCTATGACTTTTTTGAAACACTTATACAAGAACATGATTACGACACCCTTCTAACAGCCCATCATTTGGGAGACAGATTTGAGTGGATGCTTATGCAGTTTTGCAAAGGTGCAGGCTGTGCAGAGCTTGCGGGTATGCAGGAAAAGGCGCTGCGCAATGGTTATATACTTTACAGACCGCTTTTACATGTAGACAAACAAGAGCTGCTGGAGTACTTACATGGTAACAATATAAAATACTTTGAGGATAAAAGCAATAGTGATGAAAAGTATACACGCAATACTTTTAGACACAACTATACAAAGCCTCTCTTAGAGAAATATCTGCAGGGCATTAAAAAAAGTTTTAAGTATATAGATGCAGATGTGCAAGATTTAATACAAGACTCCCCCTTAAAAAAGATAAATGAGCTAGTCTGCTTTAAAAAAACACCTACGTCAAGAAATGATATATATCTGATTGATAAATATTTAAAATCGCTCAATCATCTCATGAGTGGTGATGAAAAAAAACAGCTTCAAGAAAAGCAGACAGTAGTAATAGGCAGAAAATACATTGCAACAACTCTGCGGGATTATATTTGTATAGCACCCTACATCAAAGCTGAAAATATGCCAAAAAATTTTAAAGAGAAGATGCGTCTCTTACATGTAGAGCCGAAATTAAGAGGTTATTTGGCTACGGACTCTGAAGCAGTTGAGTTTTTATCTTTGTTATTGGTATAA